In a genomic window of Wyeomyia smithii strain HCP4-BCI-WySm-NY-G18 chromosome 1, ASM2978416v1, whole genome shotgun sequence:
- the LOC129718071 gene encoding uncharacterized protein LOC129718071, giving the protein MFKLTISVVALVGLTIGEGTIETTSEKSTAKRGLESLNFGFGGHNSIGAGDYWANAQKLAPWIQSTGWKHSPTPAEIAATIAAAKQASAQVLIAQQQVQAAKDNVLNQQKIANEKEANAAYASQKSEATAAVQRSEAAAAAQAVVLAQHRLAAAKSNVAHHQRIAAHKESLAAQAIQNSAKAAAAEIHRAEIEATKLAAHQRADAASLNHHVIATKDDAFAPLVYGGNQIPTSQLYQAFAAPWTDLAAQTPWMSGFQFNQNKPLWG; this is encoded by the exons ATGTTCAAGCTTACG ATATCCGTTGTTGCCCTAGTTGGATTGACAATCGGTGAGGGAACAATTGAAACTACCTCTGAAAAAAGTACAGCGAAGCGTGGCTTAGAATCGCTTAATTTTGGATTTGGCGGACATAACTCGATTGGAGCTGGAGATTATTGGGCCAATGCTCAGAAGCTAGCTCCTTGGATACA ATCCACTGGTTGGAAGCACAGCCCGACACCAGCGGAAATCGCTGCCACCATTGCAGCCGCTAAGCAGGCTTCCGCTCAAGTGCTGATTGCTCAACAACAGGTTCAGGCTGCCAAAGACAATGTTTTGAATCAGCAGAAAATTGCCAACGAAAAGGAAGCTAACGCGGCTTACGCCTCGCAGAAAAGTGAAGCCACTGCCGCCGTTCAACGTTCGGAAGCAGCGGCAGCTGCGCAGGCGGTAGTTCTGGCTCAGCACCGACTGGCGGCGGCCAAATCTAATGTAGCACACCATCAACGAATTGCTGCCCATAAGGAATCCCTTGCGGCGCAAGCTATTCAAAACTCAGCGAAAGCAGCAGCAGCCGAGATTCATCGTGCTG AAATCGAGGCTACCAAACTGGCCGCTCACCAGCGAGCGGATGCCGCTTCCCTGAATCACCATGTGATTGCGACCAAGGATGATGCTTTCGCTCCGTTAGTCTATGGAGGCAATCAAATTCCCACCAGCCAGCTGTACCAAGCCTTTGCAGCCCCGTGGACGGATCTGGCTGCTCAAACGCCGTGGATGAGTGGGTTTCAATTTAATCAAAATAAACCCTTATGGGGATAA